The following is a genomic window from Helicobacter sp. NHP19-003.
TCCACTCGGCGACCACTTGCGCGCTCCCGTGTTGCAAATATGTCCGGATTTTTTGCGACTCTTGTAGAAATTTCTCTCTATCTAATGTTTCGTAAATCTCTAAGAGTGTTGGGGCGTTTAGGTCATCTTGAATGATTTCAGGGTGCAGCATGGTTTGCCCCCGCCCCGGGCTCTCGTGATGTAGGGCGTTGTAAAAGATGTTGGCCAATCCTATGCAGGTTAAGTGCACCAAATTTTTAGCGATGAAAAAGTCTAGAGGGCGGGCTTTGTAAGCCAGCACAAAGGGTGTACCGATGAGCGCGGCCTCTAGCGTGGCTGTGCCGCTGCAAATGAAGGCAAAGGACGCTTCAAACAGGCTTTTATGTGCATCAAAGGACACTTCAAACAGCTTTAAATGCGCCCCATAAAGGGTGTTTAAATCCAAACCTTGAAAGCTGGCAGGCACAACCAGGACTTTTTTGCCCCCGATTTTTTGCGCCACCTGCACGAAAATAGGCAAAATGCGCTCGATTTCTTGTTTGCGGCTGCCTGGCATGAACACCACACTCTTGCCCCCCACTTCAGTTTTTTGGTACTTGATCTCATCTAAGAGCGGATGCCCCACAAACTGCGCCTTGTCTTGGTAATAACTCAGTTCAAAGGGCAAAATGGCGGCGAGCTTGTCGCAATGTTTTTCAATGATCGGGGCTCTATACGCCTTCCACGCCCACACTTGGGGCAAAATATAGTATAAAACGGGCTTATTTGGCTGCGCCTTTTTAATGCGCTTGGCTAAAGGGATGTTGAACGAGGACGAGTCCATGAGCAGTACAAGGTCGGCTTGCTCGGCTAAACGCGCCATGGTTTTTAGGGCTTTATAGAAAAAGAACAAGCGTCCAAAGACCTCTTTAAAACCCATCACAGAAAAATTCTTAGGCGACAAAATGGGCTTATCCCTTGCATTTAGGGGTTCATACACGCCTAGCCACTCCACTTTTGGCAAATGGGGGCGCAGGGCTTTTAGATGGATGTTGGAGCTCACTTCTAGGGCACTGACCAAGATTTTCATTGTGGCTCTTCGGGGTCTTTGGCTTGTAATTTGTCTTGGGTTTGGCGATCCCTTAACTCGATTTTGAGCGTGCTGTTTTCTAAGTCCAGCCCAAACACCCTATCTTTCAATACATGGTTTTCTCTCAAGAGCACGCGGTATTGTCGGTAGAGATTATCAGCAAAGTAGCGTTTGGCTGGCCGCGCCCTTGCAATGGAGTGGTCTTTTAAATAAATCTCCACGACCTCCAGCGCTTGGGGCAGGGGTTCGTCGGTGTCTTGCAGTTCGGGCTTGTCTTTTTCCAGCTGCCATAAATCGCGTTTGATTTTGTGCGAAAGCAACTCTTGGCGGATTTCTTGGATTTCCTCTTCCTTGCCCTTTTGCAGGGTTTGCAATTCCTTGATCTGCTCTTTGGTCTGCACGATTTGCGCCCGCAAGTCTCTCAGCACCGCCCGCGCATTCTCGATCTCCTCCTCGTAGGCTTGCAACTCCTCTTGAAACTTCTGCCGCTCCTCTTCAAAGAGTTGCACCACCTCCCAACTCTCTTTCATCTCAGGGGCTTTTTTGATGAATTCTTGAAAAATCGCATCAATCACACCATCTCCAAAGACAGCAGTTGCATTTGGGTGCCTTTGCTTAGGCGCACATTTTGCGACCCGCAGTGTCCGCACACGCCATACTCCAAATTGGGCGGGACATAGGTTTTTTTGCACTCCAAGCACTCTAGCTCCACTTTTTCATCCACGATCTCTAAGATCGCTTCCTTGCAAATGTCTAATTCTTCTTTAAAGGTTTCAAATGCGCTCATGAAGAGCTGTTTATCCATGCCAGCGCGTTCACCAATGCTCACCACAACTTTTTCAATCTTTGTGGCGTTGTGCTTTTTAGCATGTGTTTCGCACAGATCCATTAAAGAGGAAACGACCGAATACTCGTGCATGTCCTAACTACTGCTTGAGGTTTAATAAGGTGTTTAGAATTTGATCTGAAGTTGTAACGGCTTTAGAGTTGGCTTGAAAGCCCCGTTGCACAACGATCAAATTCGTCAAACTGCGGCTCAAATCCACATTGCTCGACTCCAGCTTAGAGCCAGACACCCCACCCCTGCGCCCGGTGTTGGCCGCCCCGATGAGTGCTTTACCTGAGTTGCTGGTTTCTGAAAACACACTCCCTCCATCGGCTTGCAAGCCCGCATCGTTGGCAAAGTTCGCCAACGCCACCTGTGCTAGGGCTAGACTTTTGCCATTGCTAAAGGCCCCAAGCAAGGTCCCGTTGTCATCAAAGCGCACATCCATCAAATCTCCCGCCACATAGCCGTTTTGTTCGATGGCGTAAGTTTCAGAGATTTTATCCACGCTGGTGATCCCATCAAAGGCCCCGGCTGTGCCGAAGTTGAGCGTGATTCGTTGGGGCGAATCCGAGCCATTGTGTGGGTTGAACTGCAAAAGGGGAGGGTTCATGCCCGCTAGTGAGCCGTCTTTATTGAAGTGCAACACCCCATTTTCAAACACATTGGGGCGTTCAGGAGAGCTACCGATGATTTCT
Proteins encoded in this region:
- the lpxB gene encoding lipid-A-disaccharide synthase — protein: MKILVSALEVSSNIHLKALRPHLPKVEWLGVYEPLNARDKPILSPKNFSVMGFKEVFGRLFFFYKALKTMARLAEQADLVLLMDSSSFNIPLAKRIKKAQPNKPVLYYILPQVWAWKAYRAPIIEKHCDKLAAILPFELSYYQDKAQFVGHPLLDEIKYQKTEVGGKSVVFMPGSRKQEIERILPIFVQVAQKIGGKKVLVVPASFQGLDLNTLYGAHLKLFEVSFDAHKSLFEASFAFICSGTATLEAALIGTPFVLAYKARPLDFFIAKNLVHLTCIGLANIFYNALHHESPGRGQTMLHPEIIQDDLNAPTLLEIYETLDREKFLQESQKIRTYLQHGSAQVVAEWIRHGLRA
- the mua gene encoding nickel-binding protein Mua translates to MIDAIFQEFIKKAPEMKESWEVVQLFEEERQKFQEELQAYEEEIENARAVLRDLRAQIVQTKEQIKELQTLQKGKEEEIQEIRQELLSHKIKRDLWQLEKDKPELQDTDEPLPQALEVVEIYLKDHSIARARPAKRYFADNLYRQYRVLLRENHVLKDRVFGLDLENSTLKIELRDRQTQDKLQAKDPEEPQ
- the hypA gene encoding hydrogenase/urease nickel incorporation protein HypA, with protein sequence MHEYSVVSSLMDLCETHAKKHNATKIEKVVVSIGERAGMDKQLFMSAFETFKEELDICKEAILEIVDEKVELECLECKKTYVPPNLEYGVCGHCGSQNVRLSKGTQMQLLSLEMV